The DNA window TTATTGATGCATGCCTAACTGGTTGATTTGTCTTCTTTGTAGGTAGGATTGGCCTTCCATTTAGTTGGGTGTGTGGGCAGGCGCCAGGGAGAGTTGATCAAGTTCTTCGAATTGCGGAGGAGGAGCGCTATTGGAACGTTCTATTGTCTGATTCTTCTCTTCGAGACAGCACTTTATCGGATCACGTTCCCCGTCAACCTGAAGGTATATCTCATCCTAAGAATCGTGCTAAGTCTCAAGTTACTATACTCCAAAGAAGTTTGGAGATTTTGGGATGCGAACCTTTATTTCTACCTGAATTGACATCAGACGGACGAGATTTTGCAGATCGATTCATGGCCCAATCTTCTTTCACTCTTCCTCTGGCTGGTGACGCTGCTATGGAACATTTACGCTCACGCAAACAGAAGACTAGGACGACTCCTAGTGTTGAGAAGGAGGTCGTTACTACCGTCGCTCCTTCTTGTCCTTCCGCGAGGGCTCGAAGAAGAATAAAAAGAGACCGTCTCCGGTTGAGTCG is part of the Cannabis sativa cultivar Pink pepper isolate KNU-18-1 chromosome 5, ASM2916894v1, whole genome shotgun sequence genome and encodes:
- the LOC133038577 gene encoding uncharacterized protein LOC133038577, giving the protein MGWETLVTHPMLLFGYKYRELLSLLLTFVGALGEVRLGVLEGGFQEVGLAFHLVGCVGRRQGELIKFFELRRRSAIGTFYCLILLFETALYRITFPVNLKVYLILRIVLSLKLLYSKEVWRFWDANLYFYLN